One genomic window of Paeniglutamicibacter sp. Y32M11 includes the following:
- a CDS encoding alpha/beta hydrolase yields MRLSHEEIRLDGDHAKVAYAASIPPKRLIVFIHGFLGRDKSSWGNMVDFPEGEQFWLESDLLFVGYKTIQSNQSIQGLSGNIHEELKCYYPAQNSSMYMSGDYKLREYNNEEYEELYLVGHSMGGVIVKQIVSNDAANVINNLQEEVIYSNSNVRLFSPAHGGFRPMGTLWLLCMGEILSPFISYLADLKVNSPYLTDLKGRCDILASRFSVTPLGLTNLILWARPEHVVAVTSTSVDVVIGEVRGKTHTTICKPSSSYVTPWTFIQSDGVKK; encoded by the coding sequence GTGCGACTTAGTCACGAGGAAATTCGTTTAGATGGTGATCACGCAAAAGTAGCTTACGCTGCATCTATTCCACCAAAGCGACTTATTGTATTTATCCATGGTTTTCTTGGAAGGGATAAATCATCATGGGGGAATATGGTGGATTTTCCCGAAGGCGAACAGTTTTGGTTAGAGTCAGATCTTTTGTTTGTAGGCTATAAAACAATTCAATCCAACCAGTCAATTCAAGGGCTTTCAGGAAACATTCATGAAGAACTGAAGTGTTATTATCCAGCACAGAATAGTAGCATGTACATGTCTGGTGACTATAAACTTCGTGAGTACAATAATGAAGAATATGAAGAACTATACCTCGTCGGTCACTCGATGGGTGGAGTAATTGTTAAGCAGATTGTTTCCAACGACGCTGCTAATGTTATAAATAATTTGCAGGAAGAAGTAATATATTCGAATTCTAACGTTCGGTTATTTAGCCCGGCGCATGGGGGGTTTCGGCCAATGGGGACATTGTGGCTACTGTGCATGGGGGAGATATTATCTCCCTTCATTTCCTACCTTGCTGATCTTAAGGTTAACTCGCCATATTTAACCGATCTGAAGGGGCGATGCGATATTTTGGCAAGTCGATTCAGTGTCACCCCGCTGGGCTTGACAAACTTAATTCTATGGGCACGTCCAGAGCATGTCGTTGCCGTAACTTCGACAAGTGTTGACGTCGTAATAGGTGAAGTTCGTGGAAAAACTCACACGACCATTTGTAAGCCGTCAAGTTCTTATGTAACCCCTTGGACCTTTATTCAAAGTGATGGTGTGAAGAAATGA
- the pgl gene encoding 6-phosphogluconolactonase, giving the protein MNAKRHVVIHPDLPSTAAAIAARLITAIIDAQAARGEASVVLTGGTLGIASLAQVAASPALSAVDWSRVNIYWGDERFVESNSADRNAVQAEVLLSVLDGHGLDRGRVHVMGSTDDFGTPEEAAVAYANVLAEEASNEGTPGELPIFDVLMLGMGPDSHVASLFPDHVGAATTGAHVIGVHASPKPPPLRVSLSFEAINSARAVWLVVAGADKAPAAGVALGQTPVTRERVPASGVSGRTGTWWLLDAAAAALI; this is encoded by the coding sequence GTGAACGCTAAACGCCACGTGGTGATCCACCCGGATCTCCCCAGCACCGCCGCGGCCATCGCCGCCCGGCTCATCACCGCCATCATCGACGCTCAGGCAGCCCGCGGTGAGGCCAGCGTGGTACTCACCGGCGGCACGCTGGGCATCGCCTCGCTGGCTCAGGTGGCCGCCTCCCCCGCGCTGAGTGCGGTCGATTGGTCGCGAGTGAACATCTATTGGGGAGATGAACGCTTTGTCGAATCCAACTCCGCTGATCGCAACGCGGTCCAGGCGGAGGTCTTGCTCTCGGTGCTTGATGGCCACGGCCTCGATCGCGGCCGGGTGCACGTCATGGGTTCAACCGATGACTTCGGCACTCCCGAGGAGGCTGCCGTGGCCTACGCGAACGTCTTGGCCGAAGAGGCGTCGAACGAGGGCACACCCGGAGAACTGCCGATCTTCGATGTGTTGATGCTGGGCATGGGCCCGGATTCCCACGTGGCCTCGCTCTTCCCCGATCATGTGGGAGCGGCAACCACCGGCGCCCATGTCATCGGGGTGCACGCTTCACCCAAGCCGCCACCGTTGCGCGTGTCCTTGAGTTTTGAGGCCATCAATTCCGCCCGCGCCGTGTGGCTGGTGGTGGCCGGGGCGGACAAGGCGCCGGCCGCCGGTGTGGCCCTGGGCCAGACGCCGGTGACCCGCGAACGAGTTCCGGCTTCGGGCGTGTCGGGCAGAACCGGTACCTGGTGGCTGCTGGATGCGGCAGCGGCCGCCCTGATCTAG
- a CDS encoding glucose-6-phosphate dehydrogenase assembly protein OpcA — translation MIVQMQDTTTSKISKKLVTMRSAGGSSALSRVLTLLVITRAGFEEAAISAAALASREHPCRIVVIVQGDPTEETRLDAQIRLGGEAGAAEVIVLHTFGPDAKVDESLVSGLLLPDAPIVAWWPHGVPADAANTPLGRIAHRRITDSGAEEDPRAALFSLAETYRAGDTDLAWTRLTLWRAQLASVFDQLDPALVTSATVTGAVDSPSTVLLAAWLRLRLRIPVTLASTPEGTGVRSVRFCRTAGDVELSRPPGDVAELYQPGQKAQLISLPQRSVSDCLSEEMRRLDPDELFGEVVREGLKLTNLRSIRASER, via the coding sequence ATGATTGTGCAGATGCAGGACACCACCACCTCGAAGATCTCCAAGAAATTGGTCACGATGCGCAGCGCCGGTGGTTCCTCCGCGCTCTCGCGCGTACTGACCCTGCTGGTGATCACCCGTGCCGGCTTCGAGGAAGCCGCCATCTCGGCCGCCGCGTTGGCCAGCCGCGAACACCCTTGCCGCATTGTGGTGATCGTTCAGGGCGATCCCACCGAGGAGACTCGACTCGACGCGCAGATTCGTCTCGGTGGCGAGGCAGGTGCCGCCGAAGTCATCGTGCTGCACACCTTTGGCCCCGACGCCAAGGTGGATGAATCCCTGGTCTCCGGTTTGCTGTTGCCCGACGCCCCGATCGTGGCCTGGTGGCCGCATGGGGTGCCGGCCGATGCGGCCAATACCCCGCTGGGCCGTATCGCGCACCGCCGCATCACCGATTCCGGTGCCGAGGAGGACCCGCGCGCCGCGCTCTTCTCGCTGGCCGAGACCTACCGTGCCGGAGACACCGATCTGGCATGGACCCGACTGACCCTCTGGCGTGCCCAGCTGGCTTCGGTCTTTGACCAGTTGGACCCGGCCCTAGTCACCTCGGCCACCGTCACCGGAGCGGTGGATTCACCCTCAACGGTGCTGCTGGCCGCCTGGCTGCGGCTGCGCCTGCGCATCCCCGTCACCCTGGCCTCGACACCCGAGGGCACCGGCGTTCGTTCGGTGCGCTTCTGCCGCACGGCCGGGGACGTGGAACTCAGCCGCCCACCGGGGGATGTGGCCGAGCTGTACCAGCCGGGGCAAAAGGCTCAACTCATTTCCCTGCCACAACGTTCGGTCTCCGACTGCCTCTCCGAGGAGATGCGCCGACTAGACCCGGACGAGCTCTTTGGCGAGGTGGTGCGTGAGGGACTGAAACTCACCAACCTGAGGAGCATCCGTGCCAGTGAACGCTAA
- the zwf gene encoding glucose-6-phosphate dehydrogenase produces the protein MLDSSRRTASTTPNPLRDRRDRRLDRIAGPSALVFFGITGDLARKKLMPAVYDLANRGLLPPNFAIVGFGRRDWDAQQFAAEAKAWVQAHARTAFNETVWEQLSSGLRFISGGFDDDDAFIRLRATLAELNTTRGTGKNHAFYLSIPPNSFEQVCEQLSKHGLANDASPDAGWSRVVIEKPFGHNLKSARELNEIVESVFPPDAVFRIDHYLGKETVQNLLALRFANQLFEPLWNSKYVDHVQITMAEDIGIGGRAGYYDGVGAARDVIQNHLLQLLALTAMEEPISFDADHLRSEKEKILAAVRLPEDLGQASARGQYTSGWQGGEKVTGFLDEEGFNPASKTETYAAIKVDINTRRWAGAPFYLRAGKRLGRRVTEIAVVFKRAPNLLFRDHQDDEFGQNAIVIRVQPDEGVTLRFGSKVPGTQMEVRDVTMDFGYGHAFTESSPEAYERLILDVLLGEPPLFPRHEEVEQSWRILDPFEEYWAAATEQPEPYAPGSWGPASADELMARDGRTWRRP, from the coding sequence ATGCTTGATTCCTCTCGGCGCACCGCGTCAACCACCCCCAATCCCCTGCGCGATCGTCGGGACCGACGCCTGGACCGCATTGCCGGTCCCTCGGCCCTGGTGTTCTTCGGCATCACCGGGGATCTGGCCCGCAAAAAACTCATGCCCGCCGTGTACGACCTGGCCAACCGCGGCCTGCTGCCGCCCAACTTCGCGATTGTTGGCTTCGGCCGCCGCGACTGGGACGCGCAGCAATTTGCCGCCGAGGCCAAGGCCTGGGTTCAGGCCCACGCGCGCACCGCCTTTAACGAGACGGTCTGGGAGCAGCTCTCCAGCGGCCTGCGTTTCATTTCCGGTGGTTTTGACGATGACGATGCCTTCATCCGGCTTCGCGCGACCCTTGCGGAACTGAACACCACCCGCGGCACCGGCAAAAACCACGCTTTTTATCTCTCCATCCCCCCGAACTCCTTTGAGCAGGTCTGCGAGCAGCTTTCCAAGCACGGGCTGGCCAACGATGCTTCCCCGGATGCCGGCTGGTCACGCGTGGTCATCGAAAAGCCGTTTGGGCACAACCTGAAGTCGGCCCGTGAGCTGAACGAGATCGTTGAATCGGTGTTCCCGCCCGATGCCGTCTTCCGCATCGACCACTATCTGGGCAAGGAAACGGTGCAGAACCTGCTGGCACTGCGCTTCGCCAACCAGCTTTTTGAACCGCTATGGAACTCCAAGTACGTTGACCATGTGCAGATCACCATGGCCGAGGACATCGGCATTGGCGGCCGCGCCGGGTACTACGACGGGGTCGGCGCCGCCCGCGACGTCATTCAGAACCACCTGCTGCAGCTTTTGGCCCTCACCGCCATGGAGGAGCCCATCAGCTTCGACGCCGATCACCTGCGCAGCGAGAAGGAAAAGATTCTCGCCGCCGTGCGTCTACCCGAGGACCTGGGGCAGGCAAGCGCCCGCGGGCAATACACCTCCGGCTGGCAGGGTGGGGAAAAGGTCACCGGCTTCCTGGACGAGGAGGGCTTTAATCCTGCGTCGAAGACCGAAACCTACGCGGCGATCAAGGTGGATATCAACACCCGCCGCTGGGCCGGTGCACCGTTCTACCTGCGCGCCGGCAAACGCCTGGGCCGTCGCGTCACCGAGATCGCGGTGGTCTTCAAGCGCGCTCCCAACCTGCTCTTCCGTGATCACCAGGATGACGAGTTTGGGCAGAACGCCATCGTCATCCGGGTGCAGCCCGATGAGGGCGTGACGCTGCGTTTCGGCTCCAAGGTTCCCGGCACCCAGATGGAGGTGCGCGATGTGACCATGGACTTCGGTTACGGGCACGCCTTCACCGAGTCCTCCCCCGAGGCCTACGAACGACTGATCTTGGACGTCTTGCTCGGCGAACCACCGCTGTTCCCGAGGCACGAAGAAGTTGAACAGTCCTGGCGCATCCTTGACCCGTTTGAGGAGTACTGGGCGGCTGCCACCGAACAGCCCGAACCCTACGCCCCGGGCTCCTGGGGACCGGCCTCGGCCGACGAATTGATGGCTCGCGACGGAAGGACATGGCGCCGCCCATGA
- a CDS encoding glucose-6-phosphate isomerase — MSSLGFIAMGAAQAAIEAHVPTLVTTQVASRISNKDTSIWVPSAREEAATRLGWIDAPSTSRALVPAILALRDELRAEGVNRIVLAGMGGSSLAPEVICATNNVELVVADSTDPEMLAGILTDRLATTALVVSSKSGSTVETDSQRRVFEQAFNDAGINAARRIIVVTDPGSPMDEASRAAGYRAVFNADPNVGGRYSALTAFGLVPAGLAGVDIAAFLDEAADAAEFLAEDDEDNIALALGAAMAGTVPLRDKLIFSDEGSGLVGFADWAEQLIAESTGKSQRGVLPVVVEAGSPETTSAAADFLQIRLVADTGLLTDDELDASSSAVALSGALGAQMLLWEYATVIAGHLLEIDPFNQPDVEAAKVAARSFLDATPEDESPLLVEGAIEVSGSADLLAGVNTLTEALNALLAAMPSNGYLAVQTYLNRHADGQLEELRPLLAAATDRPVTFGWGPRFLHSTGQFHKGGPRVGAYLQLSAESTMDLSIPGRDFTFGELLAAQSSGDAHVLTDLGRPVLRLHLRDKDAGIRQLEELVRNLATA; from the coding sequence ATGAGTTCCCTCGGGTTCATCGCCATGGGGGCCGCGCAGGCGGCCATCGAGGCGCATGTACCCACCTTGGTCACCACGCAGGTAGCCAGCCGCATCAGCAACAAGGACACCAGCATCTGGGTCCCCTCGGCACGCGAGGAGGCGGCCACGCGTCTGGGCTGGATCGATGCCCCGAGCACCTCGCGGGCCCTGGTGCCAGCGATCCTGGCGCTGCGTGATGAGTTGCGCGCCGAGGGGGTCAACCGCATTGTGCTCGCCGGCATGGGCGGCTCCTCACTGGCCCCGGAGGTCATCTGCGCCACCAATAATGTGGAGCTGGTGGTCGCCGATTCCACCGACCCGGAGATGCTCGCCGGCATCCTGACCGATCGCTTGGCGACCACCGCGCTGGTGGTTTCCTCAAAGTCTGGCTCCACCGTGGAGACCGACTCGCAGCGTCGCGTCTTTGAGCAGGCGTTTAATGACGCCGGCATCAACGCCGCACGCCGCATCATCGTGGTCACCGATCCCGGCTCGCCGATGGATGAGGCCAGCCGTGCCGCCGGATACCGCGCGGTCTTTAATGCCGATCCGAACGTTGGCGGGCGCTACTCGGCGCTCACCGCCTTCGGTCTGGTGCCCGCGGGCCTGGCCGGCGTGGACATCGCCGCCTTCCTCGATGAGGCCGCCGACGCAGCGGAGTTCCTCGCCGAGGACGATGAAGATAACATCGCCCTCGCCCTGGGCGCCGCGATGGCCGGCACCGTGCCGCTGCGTGACAAGCTGATCTTCAGCGATGAGGGATCGGGACTGGTGGGCTTTGCCGACTGGGCCGAACAGCTCATCGCCGAATCCACCGGCAAGTCTCAGCGCGGGGTACTACCCGTTGTGGTGGAGGCCGGATCCCCGGAAACCACCAGCGCCGCGGCGGATTTCCTGCAGATTCGTCTGGTGGCCGACACCGGCCTGCTCACCGATGATGAGCTGGATGCGTCCAGCTCCGCCGTGGCCCTCTCCGGCGCCCTCGGTGCGCAGATGCTGCTCTGGGAGTACGCCACGGTGATCGCCGGGCACCTGTTGGAGATCGATCCGTTTAACCAGCCCGACGTGGAGGCGGCCAAGGTTGCGGCCCGTTCGTTCCTGGATGCTACCCCGGAGGATGAATCGCCGCTGCTGGTTGAGGGCGCCATCGAGGTGAGCGGATCGGCCGATTTGTTGGCCGGAGTGAACACGCTGACCGAGGCGCTTAATGCCCTGTTGGCGGCCATGCCGTCCAACGGTTACCTCGCGGTGCAGACCTACCTGAACCGTCACGCCGATGGGCAACTGGAGGAGTTGCGTCCGCTGTTGGCGGCCGCGACTGATCGCCCGGTAACCTTCGGCTGGGGTCCGCGCTTCTTGCACTCCACCGGACAGTTCCACAAGGGTGGCCCACGCGTGGGCGCCTACCTGCAGCTGAGCGCCGAGTCCACCATGGATCTGTCCATCCCCGGACGAGACTTCACCTTCGGTGAGTTGCTCGCCGCGCAGTCCAGCGGAGATGCCCACGTGCTCACCGATCTGGGTCGCCCGGTCTTGCGTCTGCACCTACGTGACAAGGACGCGGGAATCCGCCAGCTCGAAGAATTGGTGCGGAACCTGGCCACGGCCTAA
- the tal gene encoding transaldolase yields the protein MSNTNTQALSDAGVSIWLDDLSRERLSSGSLEALIKEKNVVGVTTNPSIFHAALSNGESYAQQVAQLAAAGMDAEEAVFKITSDDVAAACDLFAPIAAATNGADGRVSIEVDPRLARKTAETIAEAKVLYDLVNRENVLIKIPATVEGLEAIAETLAAGISVNVTLIFSLERYRAVINAFLTGLEAAKANGHDVSKIHSVASFFVSRVDSEIDARLNVINTPEAESMRGKAGLANAILAYQVYEESFTSERWNLLAAAGANAQRPLWASTGVKDPALPDTLYVTGLCAPNTVNTMPEKTLEATADHAVITGDTVTGGYAEANAVLDSLAALGVDYNDVVAKLEVEGLEKFESAWNELLTDLAASLKNAGGK from the coding sequence GTGAGTAACACAAACACCCAGGCACTTTCCGACGCCGGCGTATCCATCTGGTTGGATGACCTTTCACGCGAGCGCTTGTCCTCCGGTTCGCTGGAAGCACTGATCAAGGAGAAGAACGTTGTTGGTGTGACCACCAACCCCTCGATCTTCCACGCCGCACTGTCCAACGGCGAGTCCTACGCGCAGCAGGTTGCCCAGCTGGCAGCCGCCGGCATGGACGCCGAGGAAGCAGTCTTCAAGATCACCAGCGATGACGTCGCGGCCGCCTGCGACCTGTTCGCACCCATCGCCGCGGCCACCAACGGTGCCGATGGCCGCGTCTCCATCGAGGTTGACCCGCGTCTTGCCCGCAAGACCGCGGAGACCATCGCCGAAGCCAAGGTGCTCTACGACCTGGTCAACCGCGAAAACGTGCTCATCAAGATCCCGGCGACCGTCGAGGGCCTGGAAGCCATCGCCGAAACCTTGGCCGCCGGCATCTCGGTGAACGTCACCCTGATCTTCTCCCTGGAACGCTACCGCGCGGTCATCAACGCCTTCCTCACCGGTCTGGAGGCAGCGAAGGCCAATGGCCACGATGTGTCAAAGATCCACTCGGTCGCTTCCTTCTTCGTTTCCCGCGTGGATTCGGAAATTGACGCCCGCCTGAACGTCATCAACACCCCCGAGGCCGAGTCGATGCGTGGCAAGGCCGGACTGGCCAACGCCATTTTGGCCTACCAGGTCTACGAGGAGTCCTTCACCTCCGAGCGCTGGAACCTGTTGGCCGCCGCCGGCGCCAACGCACAGCGCCCGCTGTGGGCCTCCACCGGCGTGAAGGATCCGGCCCTGCCGGACACCCTCTACGTCACCGGACTGTGCGCACCGAACACCGTGAACACCATGCCGGAGAAGACCCTGGAAGCCACCGCCGATCACGCGGTGATCACCGGAGATACCGTCACCGGCGGCTACGCCGAGGCCAACGCCGTGCTCGACTCCCTCGCTGCCCTGGGTGTTGACTACAACGATGTTGTGGCCAAGCTCGAGGTTGAGGGTCTGGAGAAGTTCGAGAGCGCCTGGAACGAACTACTCACCGACCTCGCAGCCTCGCTGAAGAACGCTGGCGGGAAATGA